Genomic segment of Sphingopyxis sp. QXT-31:
TCGCGAACAATCTGTTCATCGAACCCGGCCACCTGCTCGGCAGCGCCGATATCCTCGCGAAAATCCCAGTGCATATCGTCCACGGCCGCTTCGATCAGGTCTGCCCGTTGACGCAGGCCTCGCGGCTGGTCGCCGCGCTGAAGGGTGCTGGCGCCGAGCCCGCCTCTTATGTGGTGACCAACGCCGGGCACAGCGCGATGGAGCGCGAAAATGCCCTCGCGCTGACCGCGATCATGGACGGGCTGCCAAAGCTCACCGGCTGATGGCCGTCCGCTACCAGCACGTCGGCATCGCCGGATCGGGCCGCGTCGCGCGCGCCATGGCGCTGGCGCTCGCGCCGCGTTCGGCCGGGCCGGTGCTGCTGTGGGGGCGGTCGGCCGGCCATATGCAGGACGCCGCGAGCGCCGTCGGCGCCGCGGCTGCCGACTCGATCGAAGGCTTGGTTTCCAGCTGCGACCTCATCGTCATTGCGGTCGCGGATACGGCGCTCGCCGCGGTGGCGGCCCAGCTCGCCGAAGCCCTCGCGCCGGGCACCGAACCCTTCGTCTGCCACGTCAGCGGCGGCAGCGGCGCGGCGATCCTCGCGCCGTTCGCCGACCGCGGCGCTTTGACCGCGGCGGTGCATCCCGGGATGACCTTCACCGGCGATCCCGAACAGGAAGCCCTTCGTATGGCCGGCGCCCGCTTCGCGATCACCGCGCCCGACAGCGAAGCCCTCGCCGAAGCCCGCACCCTCGTCGCCCTCCTCGGCGGCATCGCGGTCGAGATCGCCGAGGATCGCCGCGCGCTCTATCACGCCGCGCTGTCGCACGCCGCGAATCATCTGGTCACGCTGATGAGCGGCGCGTCGCACGCGCTCCGCGCCGCGGGGGCCGACGAGCCAGAAGCCTTGCTCGCCCCGCTCGTCCGCGCGGCGCTCGAAAACAGCCTCGAACATGGCTTCGACGCGCTGTCCGGCCCCCTGCTGCGCGGCGACACCGGCACGATCCGCACCCATCTCGCAGCGATCGCGCACGACTGCCCCGACCTGCTCCCCGCCTATCGCGCGATGGCGCTGGC
This window contains:
- a CDS encoding Rossmann-like and DUF2520 domain-containing protein codes for the protein MAVRYQHVGIAGSGRVARAMALALAPRSAGPVLLWGRSAGHMQDAASAVGAAAADSIEGLVSSCDLIVIAVADTALAAVAAQLAEALAPGTEPFVCHVSGGSGAAILAPFADRGALTAAVHPGMTFTGDPEQEALRMAGARFAITAPDSEALAEARTLVALLGGIAVEIAEDRRALYHAALSHAANHLVTLMSGASHALRAAGADEPEALLAPLVRAALENSLEHGFDALSGPLLRGDTGTIRTHLAAIAHDCPDLLPAYRAMALATLDELALAGKNPSPDLRTILNG